In Streptomyces nojiriensis, the sequence GAGGCCGCCATGCGCGAGCGGCTGGTCAAATCCGACCTGGTCGAGTGTGTGCTCGGCCTCGGCGAGGGGCTGTTCTACAACTCCCCGATGCCGGCCGTCGTCGTCATTCTGCGGACGCAGAAGCCCGTCGAGCGCCAGGGCAAGGTCCTCTTCATCAACGCCCTCAATGAGGTCTCCCGCGAACAAGGGCAGGCATTCCTACGCGAGACTCACCAGCAGAAGATCCTCGATGCTTACCGCGGCTTCACCGACCTCAAGCAGTTCGCGACGGTCGCCACGCTCGATGAGGTTGCGGCCAAGGGCTTCAGCCTGGCCATCCCGACGTACGTCGGAGGTGTCATGGACAGCAGTGAGGGAGAACAGATCGATATCGGCGAGGCCCTCGCTTCCTGGCGTACTGCTGCGCAGAACTCTGATGTTGCCGTAGTCGATGTCCTGTCCCTGATGCGAAGGGAGGCCTCGGCATGAGCCTGAACCTCGACAAGACCGCTTGGAAGCGTGTCACCCTTAGAGATGTGGTCCGGCACGTCACCGACCGGGTCGACGCCGAGACCTCCGGCCTGGAGCGGTTCCTCGCCGGCGAGCACATTCCCAGCGGTAATCTCTCGATCAGCGCCTGGGGCGTCATCGGGCGCGACCCGATAGGGCCGATGTTCTACAAGCGGTTCAGGCCCGGCCACGTCCTCTACGTCTCCAGGCGAACGTATCTTCGCAAGGTCGCCGTCCCGGAATTCGAGGGGATTACAGGCGAGAAGACCTTCGTCCTGGAGACCCTCGACGAGAAGGTGCTGCTGCAGGAGTTCCTTCCGTTCGTTCTCTCGGCCGAGAGGTTCCACGCGTATGCGATCGCCCACTCACGCGGCTCGGTCAACCCTTACCTGAATTGGGGCGAGCTGGCCGCATACGAGTTCGACCTACCTCCCCTCGATGAACAGCAGAGCCTCGCCAACCTACTCTGGGCCATCGAGCGCCACCGATTGGCGGCAGTCAAGTCGGATTCTGCGGAAGCGGCGGCGCAAGCAGTCTGGACGCGCGAGGCTCTTGAGAAGTGCGACTGGGACCTCCGATTGCAAGACGTGGTACGAGCCGACAGGCCGCTCTGCTACGGCGTAGTCCAGCCAGGAGTCAACGTCGAAGAGGGCGTTGGGCTGGTGCGTGTCATGGACCTAGAGTCTGGGTCACCGACGCTCAGTCAACTCAAGAGCATCACCGTGGAGGTCGATCGGCAGTACCGGCGCTCTCGGATCGCAGCCGGTGATGTCTTGGTTTCCATCGTGGGGACGATCGGACGGACGTGGCTTGTGACCGCTGACTTCGAGGGATGCAACATCGCGCGCGCCCTTGCACGGGTCAGCCCCGACCCGGAAATCATGAGCGCAGAGTTCCTCTCTTGGGTACTTGCATCCGAGCGAGTATCGGTGGCATTGGAGACTGCAGCCTTCGAAAGCGCCCGCAAGACGCTCAATCTCTCGGTGCTTGCTGGGATTTCTCTACCAAGTGCGTCCGCCGATTTTCAGGCGTCGACGCTTGAGCGTCGAGCGACCTTCACAGCAGCCCGCGAGCACGCTCGCAACGAGATCGAGGCGCTACTCAGTCTACGGGCAGGTTTGCTCGCTGAGATCTTCGGAGGTGCTGAGTGACGTTCAATGAGGCAAACACGGTGCGCGACTTCGTCAGGGATCTGGTTGATTCGGTAGACGTCCGGTTCGTACCGGGGAGTCGTCTGCCGCGGCGAACCGATGAGGTGTTGCTGGAGCAACAGGTGCGGGAGGCGTTAATCCGCCTCAACCCGACCGTCGAGGCGGATCCGCGTCTGGCAGATGAGGTGATTTACAGGCTGCGCGCGATCTTGCTCTCCGCGCGCAACACACCGAATCCGGTGGTGGCGAACGAGGAGTTCGCGGCATGGCTCACTGGGCAGAAGTCGATGCCGTTCGGGCCCGACGGCGAGCATGTGACCGTGAAACTGATCGACTTCGATCACCCCAGCGAGCACAGTGCGAACAACTGGATCATCTCCACCGAGGTGACCTACGGGGTCGGGCGGCTGGAGCGGCGCTTCGACCTGGTGATCTGGTGCAACGGCTTCCCGTTGGCCGTAGGGGAGGCGAAGTCGCCGGTGCGGCCGGCGTACTCCTGGATCGACGCTGCCGCGCAGATCAAGGAGGACTACGAGGTCAACGTGCCGGCGTTCTTCGTGCCGAACGTGCTCAACTTCGCGACCGAAGGCAAGGACTTCCGCTACGGCTCGGTCGGGATGCCGGTGGAGTTGTGGGGGCCGTGGCGAGCGGATGAATCCGGTGACGACCACACGCCGATGAAGGTACGCCTCTCGGCGGTCAAGGAGGCGGTCGAGGGCGTTCTGGCTCCGGACGCGATCTTGGAATTCCTGCGGTTTTTCACGCTGTTCGCGACCGACAAGAAGCACCGCAAGATCAAGGTGATCGCGAGGTACCAGCAGCTCCAGGCGACCAACCTGATCGTGGAGCGGGTGCTGTACGGGCAGATCAAGCAAGGGCTGATCTGGCACTTCCAGGGGTCGGGGAAGTCGCTGCTGATGGTGTTCACTGCGCAGAAGTTGCGCGCAACGGCAGGGCTGACCTCGCCAACGGTGATCATTGTGGTCGACCGGATTGACCTGGACACCCAGATCACCGCGACGTTCAATGCTTCGGACGTACCGAACCTTGTCTCAACGGAGTCCCGCAAGGAGCTGCAGGAGCTCCTGGCTGCGGGCGCGCGGAAGATCATCATCACCACGATCCACAAGTTCGGCGAAGCTCCCGGTGTGTTGGATGCTCGCGACAACATCATCGTGATGGTCGACGAGGCCCACCGCTCCCAGGAGGGTGACTACGGCCGCAAGATGCGCGAGGCCCTGCCCAACGCGTTCCTGTTCGGGTTGACCGGGACGCCGATTAATAGGCGTGACCGCAACACGTTCATGTGGTTCGGAGCCGAGGCCGACGAGCACGGGTATATCTCGCGCTACTCCTTCTCCGACTCCATCCGCGACGGCGCCACCCTGCCGCTGCACTTCGAGCCGCGCCTCTCGGAGATCCACCTGGATGAGGAGTCGATCGACGCGGCCTTCGCCGAGCTCGCCGACCGCCACGGGCTCACTGAGGAAGACCGCACCATCCTGTCGAAGAAGGCCGCCTCCCTGGAGGTGCTAATCAAGGCCCCCGGCCGGGTCCGCAAGATTGCCGCTGACATCGCCGAGCACTTCACCACAAAGGTCGAGCCGCAGGGCTTCAAGGCGCAAGTCGTGGTCTACGACAAGGCCACTTGCGTGGCCTATAAGGAAGAGCTTGACCGCCTGCTCGGCCCGGACGTGTCCACGATCGTGATGTCCACCGGCCGCGGTGACAAACCGACGTGGAAGCAGTGGACCCCGGGTCGGGAGGAGCTGGAGCGGATCACCGCCCGCTTCAACGACCCGGCGGATCCGTTGAAGATCATCATTGTAACCGCGAAGCTGCTCACCGGCTTCGACGCCCCGATCCTCTATGCCCAGTACGTTGACAAGCCCCTGCGCGAGCACACCCTGCTCCAAGCGATCTGCCGCACGAATCGGGTCTACCCGCCCGCGAAGACCCACGGCCTGATAGTGGACTACCTCGGCATTTTTGACGACGTTGCCAAGGCCTTCGAGTTCGACGACAAATCCGTCCAGCAGGTCATCTCCAACATCGCTGTACTCCGCGAGCAGCTTGGCCCCGCGATCGAGGCTGCTCTGGCGTTCTTCCCGGGCGTAGACCGCACGGTCGGCGGCTATGAGGGCCTGATCCAGGCGCAGACCGCGATCGACTCCGACGAGTCCCGTGACGCCTTCGGAGCTGCGTACAGCATCGTCGCTCAGCTGTGGGAGACCCTGTCCCCAGACCCGATCCTGTCCGAGCATGAGTCGGATTACCGCTGGCTGACCGACGTCTACCAGTCCGTGCAACCCACCGACGTCACCGGCCGACTGGTCTGGCACACACTGGGCGCCAAGACCCTTGAGCTCATAAACGAGCACGTCACCGTTGAGGTCCCCCGCACAGACCTGGAGACCATCGTCCTCGATGCGCAGGTGATCGAGGACCTGATGACCGGCAACCGCAAGGACATCGACCCCGTCGAGGTCGAGAAATGGATCACTGCCCGCATCGCCAAGCACGTCGGCAACCCGGCCTTCATCGAGCTTGGCCAGCGGTTGAATGCTCTGCGCGAGAAGTACACCCACTCTCAGCAGGCTTCGTTGGAGTTCCTCAAGGAGCTCTTCGCGCTGGCGCGTGACACGGTCGCAGCGGAGAGGGACGCTGCTGAGGTACCCCGCGAGGAGCGCGGAAAGGCCGCCTTGACCGACCTCTTCGAGTCGCTCAAGGGCGAGGCGACCCCGATCATCGCCGAGAAGGTCGTCGACGAGGTCGACTCCGTCGTCCGTACCGTCCGTTTTGACGGCTGGCAGGACACCAACGAAGGTGACCGCCTAGTTCAACAGGCGCTCCGCAAGGCGCTCTACATCAAGTTCAGGATCCGAGACCAGGATGTCTTCGGGAAGGCTCTGGGATACATCCGGGAGTACTACTAGCCTCCCCCTGCCCTGGTCAGGGGGAGGGTTCCCCCATCGCTACTTCGCGAGTGTCCGACTCGTGCCGCTGGCCTCGGGGCTCGCCTCGGAGCGGCAGGCAGCGCCGGAGTCGCAGCGTCGTTTGTGACGCTTCTTCTCTCAAACTCAGCCGTGCTGTTGTACGCGTCTGCTACTGACCCGGTTTCATCAACGGAGCTCAGGCCAAGCCTCGGCTGTGACCGCAAAGCGCCCGAGGGGCTCCCCAATGGAGCTGAAAGTGCCGTTGACCTGCGGCTACGTAGGGTTCTCCCCCTTTGGCGCCGTATCGATGACGCGCCACGTGGAGTGCGTGGCCATGCTGGAGCCGGTGGCCAAGGGCGCCTGACCCGCGTTGCTTCCGTGCCCGCCGCGGATTGCCTGATACGGGAGTCCGCGGCGGGCCTTTGGTTTTCCGGTGGGTCAGGCCAGGGTGAGGGGGAGGGTGGTCAGGCCGCGGGTGAGGCGGGTTCGGCGCCAGGGCAGGGATGTTGCGGGGGCGGCCAGGCGGGTGGCCGGGAAGCGGGTCAACAGGGTGCGGAGGGCGATTTCGGCCTCGGCCCGGGCCAGGGGGGCGCCCGGGCAGCGGTGGATGCCGTGGCCGAAGGAGAGGTGGGCGCCGGCGTCGCGGTCGAGGTCCAGGTGGTTGGGGTCGGGGAAGGCGGACGGGTCGCGGTTCGCGGCTCCGGGGGCGATCAGCACCGGGAAGCCCGCCGGGATGTCGAACCCGCCGACGCGCAGGTCCTCCGTGCTGTGGCGGAAGGTGGCCACGCTCACCGGGGAGTCGAAGCGGAGCAGTTCGTCGAGGGCGCCGGGGATCAGGTCCGGGTCCCGGCGCAGGCGGTCGAACGCCTCCGGGTGCCGGAGCAGGGCCAGGACG encodes:
- a CDS encoding restriction endonuclease subunit S, producing the protein MSLNLDKTAWKRVTLRDVVRHVTDRVDAETSGLERFLAGEHIPSGNLSISAWGVIGRDPIGPMFYKRFRPGHVLYVSRRTYLRKVAVPEFEGITGEKTFVLETLDEKVLLQEFLPFVLSAERFHAYAIAHSRGSVNPYLNWGELAAYEFDLPPLDEQQSLANLLWAIERHRLAAVKSDSAEAAAQAVWTREALEKCDWDLRLQDVVRADRPLCYGVVQPGVNVEEGVGLVRVMDLESGSPTLSQLKSITVEVDRQYRRSRIAAGDVLVSIVGTIGRTWLVTADFEGCNIARALARVSPDPEIMSAEFLSWVLASERVSVALETAAFESARKTLNLSVLAGISLPSASADFQASTLERRATFTAAREHARNEIEALLSLRAGLLAEIFGGAE
- a CDS encoding type I restriction endonuclease subunit R; its protein translation is MTFNEANTVRDFVRDLVDSVDVRFVPGSRLPRRTDEVLLEQQVREALIRLNPTVEADPRLADEVIYRLRAILLSARNTPNPVVANEEFAAWLTGQKSMPFGPDGEHVTVKLIDFDHPSEHSANNWIISTEVTYGVGRLERRFDLVIWCNGFPLAVGEAKSPVRPAYSWIDAAAQIKEDYEVNVPAFFVPNVLNFATEGKDFRYGSVGMPVELWGPWRADESGDDHTPMKVRLSAVKEAVEGVLAPDAILEFLRFFTLFATDKKHRKIKVIARYQQLQATNLIVERVLYGQIKQGLIWHFQGSGKSLLMVFTAQKLRATAGLTSPTVIIVVDRIDLDTQITATFNASDVPNLVSTESRKELQELLAAGARKIIITTIHKFGEAPGVLDARDNIIVMVDEAHRSQEGDYGRKMREALPNAFLFGLTGTPINRRDRNTFMWFGAEADEHGYISRYSFSDSIRDGATLPLHFEPRLSEIHLDEESIDAAFAELADRHGLTEEDRTILSKKAASLEVLIKAPGRVRKIAADIAEHFTTKVEPQGFKAQVVVYDKATCVAYKEELDRLLGPDVSTIVMSTGRGDKPTWKQWTPGREELERITARFNDPADPLKIIIVTAKLLTGFDAPILYAQYVDKPLREHTLLQAICRTNRVYPPAKTHGLIVDYLGIFDDVAKAFEFDDKSVQQVISNIAVLREQLGPAIEAALAFFPGVDRTVGGYEGLIQAQTAIDSDESRDAFGAAYSIVAQLWETLSPDPILSEHESDYRWLTDVYQSVQPTDVTGRLVWHTLGAKTLELINEHVTVEVPRTDLETIVLDAQVIEDLMTGNRKDIDPVEVEKWITARIAKHVGNPAFIELGQRLNALREKYTHSQQASLEFLKELFALARDTVAAERDAAEVPREERGKAALTDLFESLKGEATPIIAEKVVDEVDSVVRTVRFDGWQDTNEGDRLVQQALRKALYIKFRIRDQDVFGKALGYIREYY